One window of the Salvia splendens isolate huo1 chromosome 1, SspV2, whole genome shotgun sequence genome contains the following:
- the LOC121753759 gene encoding protein NLP5-like — translation MLAMEEGVLPMSNILSSAPDSLMDVDYMDELLLDGCWLEANGSSEFPHFDCTTPVSPFDPCFSWPALDFSNGEPPSKVVHDERKRSSFPENLSISQSRGTRKSQPYVDFIPNPGASSAVEGSEQSKRWWIGPRASLSVMERLIQAVGFMKSLSGNKDVLIQVWVPVTRGGKRVLTTNNQPFSLDLNCPKLAQYREISVNFLFPADEHSKDVAGLPGRVYRNKAPEWTPDVRFFSWEEYPRLGHAQQYDVRGTLAVPILEQGSCDCLGVIEVILTKQKIQYRPELESVCKALEAVDLRRPDLSNTQKVQASDLSYQAALPEILEVLRSACETHGLPLAQTWVPCIVQGNQGCWISDENTKNCVAPVESACYIGDPRIKGFHEACYEYHLLKGQGIVGTAFQTNEPCFSPDVSVCSKADYPLSHHARMFGLKAAVAIRLRSTCTGSADFVLEFFLPTNCNSPDDHKRMLTSLSTIIQNVCQTLRVITDKELKEEAAILPRETTLAKSPETRLGPPEGMAFVANTPASCDTGKTGEKRRIKAEKTITLEVLRQHFAGSLKDAARNLGVCPTTLKRICRQNGIQRWPSRKIKKVGHSLQKIQRVIDSVEGVRGCQQSLQIGSFYSNFLDLASPNASRTTGDDSISPNPKPSEPQPESSVLAPPPAASLSPSSSGSQSSGTSQCCSSGAQQNSNPFSAGGQDNASGKDEAANNKMLKRTRSDANLHLWSDGAKQPLPRSHSHVSFSWPDRPGGALPAGEERARERDGPRIKVTYGEDTIRFRMQSNWRYHDLLHEISRRFGVDNAGGYHLKYLDDDAEWVLLTCDADLEECVDVCYTMRSQTIRLAFLHDSQSQLSRSLSIRGGGSL, via the exons ATGTTAGCAATGGAGGAAGGTGTTCTTCCAATGAGTAACATCCTCAGCAGTGCACCTGATTCCTTGATGGACGTTGATTACATGGATGAGCTCTTGTTGGATGGGTGTTGGTTGGAGGCAAATGGATCTTCCGAATTCCCACATTTCGACTGTACAACCCCGGTTTCCCCCTTTGATCCGTGCTTCTCCTGGCCAGCGCTCGACTTTAGCAATGGCGAACCCCCATCTAAGGTAGTCCACGATGAGAGGAAGAGATCATCCTTCCCTGAGAATCTATCCATCAGCCAATCCCGTGGCACCCGGAAATCGCAGCCCTACGTTGACTTCATTCCCAACCCTGGGGCTTCCTCTGCTGTGGAAGGCTCTGAGCAGAGCAAGAGGTGGTGGATCGGGCCACGAGCTTCATTGTCTGTGATGGAGAGATTGATCCAGGCAGTTGGCTTCATGAAGAGTCTGTCAGGGAATAAGGATGTTCTTATCCAAGTGTGGGTGCCGGTTACCAGAGGAGGCAAACGCGTCCTCACTACCAACAACCAACCTTTCTCCCTCGACCTCAACTGCCCGAAGCTGGCTCAATACAGAGAGATCTCTGTGAATTTCCTCTTCCCTGCAGACGAACATTCCAAGGACGTCGCGGGGCTGCCTGGCCGGGTGTACAGGAACAAGGCTCCCGAGTGGACTCCTGATGTCCGTTTCTTCTCGTGGGAGGAGTATCCTAGACTTGGTCATGCACAGCAATATGATGTCCGAGGCACGCTTGCTGTCCCGATTCTTGAACAAGGCAGCTGCGATTGTTTGGGCGTGATTGAAGTGATCTTGACCAAACAGAAGATCCAATACCGGCCAGAGCTCGAAAGCGTCTGCAAAGCTCTTGAG GCTGTGGATCTGAGGAGGCCTGATCTTTCAAACACTCAGAAAGTTCAG GCATCTGATCTATCTTACCAAGCTGCATTGCCTGAGATTCTCGAGGTTTTGAGATCCGCATGTGAGACTCACGGGTTGCCATTGGCGCAGACGTGGGTGCCCTGCATCGTGCAGGGCAACCAAGGGTGCTGGATCTCAGACGAAAACACCAAAAACTGCGTTGCACCAGTGGAATCTGCTTGCTACATAGGCGATCCTAGGATCAAGGGGTTCCACGAGGCCTGCTATGAGTACCACTTGTTGAAAGGCCAAGGTATAGTCGGGACAGCGTTCCAGACGAACGAGCCTTGCTTCTCGCCTGATGTGTCCGTGTGTAGCAAGGCGGATTACCCTCTCTCGCACCATGCAAGGATGTTCGGACTGAAAGCTGCGGTTGCCATACGTTTGAGGAGCACCTGCACTGGCTCGGCCGACTTTGTCCTGGAGTTCTTCCTCCCGACAAACTGCAACAGCCCGGACGACCATAAGAGGATGCTTACTTCTCTGTCTACGATAATCCAGAACGTTTGCCAGACATTACGCGTCATCACTGACAAAGAGTTGAAGGAGGAAGCTGCAATCTTACCACGAGAAACGACGTTAGCAAAGTCCCCTGAGACTAGGTTAGGCCCGCCCGAAGGCATGGCGTTCGTTGCAAACACTCCTGCGTCTTGTGACACGGGCAAAACGGGCGAGAAGAGACGGATCAAGGCCGAGAAAACTATCACACTCGAGGTTCTTAGGCAACACTTTGCCGGAAGCCTCAAAGATGCTGCAAGAAATCTTGGTG TGTGTCCAACGACGTTGAAGAGGATATGCAGGCAAAACGGGATACAGCGTTGGCCCTCTCGTAAGATCAAGAAGGTCGGTCACTCATTGCAAAAGATCCAACGAGTGATCGACTCTGTTGAGGGCGTTCGGGGATGCCAACAGAGTCTGCAGATCGGATCGTTCTACTCCAACTTCCTCGATTTGGCATCCCCGAACGCCTCAAGAACAACGGGCGACGACAGTATCAGTCCCAACCCCAAGCCGTCCGAGCCACAGCCTGAGAGCAGCGTGTTGGCACCCCCGCCCGCTGCATCTCTATCCCCTTCCTCGTCGGGCAGTCAGAGCTCGGGCACGAGCCAGTGCTGCTCCAGTGGGGCGCAGCAGAATTCGAACCCCTTTAGTGCCGGAGGCCAGGACAACGCGTCTGGCAAAGACGAAGCAGCCAACAACAAGATGCTCAAGAGGACTCGGAGTGATGCAAATCTACACCTGTGGAGTGATGGAGCCAAGCAGCCCCTCCCGAGGTCCCACAGCCACGTGTCGTTCTCCTGGCCGGATAGGCCGGGCGGTGCCCTTCCTGCAGGGGAGGAGAGAGCACGGGAGAGGGACGGGCCGAGGATCAAAGTCACGTATGGAGAGGACACCATCAGATTCCGGATGCAGAGCAACTGGAGATACCATGACTTGCTGCACGAGATCTCTAGGCGGTTCGGGGTGGACAATGCCGGTGGCTACCACCTCAAATATCTTGACGACGACGCGGAGTGGGTGCTGCTCACGTGCGACGCTGATCTGGAGGAGTGTGTCGACGTGTGCTACACAATGCGAAGCCAGACGATCAGGCTCGCCTTCCTTCATGATTCGCAGTCTCAGCTTAGTAGGTCTTTGAGCATTAGAGGTGGTGGAAGTTTGTAG
- the LOC121753771 gene encoding protein FAM91A1-like isoform X1, whose product MQRQPATVEEQLIIKAITEQCHWESLPKRLQSTLNSKEEWHRRIVDHCVKKRLLWNTCFARKVCKEGEYYEEMMRYLRRNLALFPYHLAEYICRVMRVSPFKYYCDILFEVMKNEQPYDSIPNFSAADALRITGIGRNEFIDIMNKCRSKKIMWKLNKSIAKELLPTEPVDFVIEPWWGVSLVNFTLEEFKKLSEEETATIDKICKEEANSFILFDPVIIKGLYRRGLVYFDVPVYPDDRFKVSRLEGFVSNREQSYEDPIEELLYAVFVVSSENSTVAELALTLQADISQLQAAASFACRLGWAVKLIDPASILQDSYLSGSPRSILSDEESGSHGNMGSENLLGDGSGPQSGDALWTENSRPAADCSRVAFVVDSNITSYLMMGSVSPGLKSHAVTLYEAGKLGHTSISDLCNDLMTLEGAKFEGELQEFANHAFSLRCILECLTSGGIVTDGRQRMNKEDTASLATDSCQGDSSQNDGVNKTEFNNCSAELLTGTSNDDNLSTTLSKETSSDAEESNLSVSSKFDEISNPVESFTARKELKKRRKYRVDILRCESLASLAPATLNRLFHRDYDIIMSMIPLPHSSVLPGSKGPIHFGPPTHSSMTPWMKLVLYTALSSGPLSVVLMKGQSLRLLPAPLAGCEKALIWSWDGSTVGGLGGKFEGNLVKGRILLHCLNSLLKYSAVLVQPLSKNDLDDRGNVVTLDVPLPLKNSDGSIACIGEELGLSGEECSKLNILLHDISKKINLWTIGYIRLLRLFNERYSETCSVDKDKYEWVVLGAEFGIPLFSPKLCNSICKRVVSSQLLQTDLLGEHREAMQDLRGRLLYVCAEYQATGPTARLLYQKEHTKGRESSRPLMNYASGRWNPVADPSSPISGALSENQRLKIASRQRSGTEVLSFDGNILRSYSLSPIYEAGVRPLEEPVTIGTGKGESEDADSKEVTIPGVNLLFDGTELRPFEIGACLQACQPVSLIAEASAASSSLAVKQKV is encoded by the exons CTGTTTCCCTACCATCTTGCAGAGTACATTTGCCGTGTTATGAGGGTTTCTCCTTTCAAATATTACTGTGACATCTTATTTGAAGTGATGAAAAATG AACAACCCTATGACAGCATCCCCAATTTTAGCGCAGCAGATGCCTTGCGGATCACAGGGATCGGAAGAAATGAATTCATTGACATCATGAACAAGTGTAGATCTAAG AAAATTATGTGGAAGCTAAACAAGTCAATAGCAAAAGAACTCTTGCCCACAGAACCTGTGGACTTTGTGATTGAGCCATGGTGGGGAGTTTCTCTTGTCAACTTTACTTTGGAAGAATTCAAG AAACTATCAGAAGAAGAAACGGCAACAATTGATAAAATCTGTAAGGAGGAAGCCAATTCTTTTATCCTTTTTGACCCTGTAATTATTAAGGGTCTATATCGCCGTGGGCTCGTGTACTTTGATGTTCCTGTTTATCCTGATGATCGATTCAAAG TTTCAAGGCTTGAAGGATTTGTTTCAAACAGGGAGCAGTCATATGAAGATCCAATTGAAGA GTTGCTATATGCTGTGTTTGTGGTGTCAAGCGAGAATTCAACTGTTGCTGAATTGGCGTTGACTCTGCAAGCTGATATCAGTCAGCTACAGGCTGCTGCATCTTTTGCTTGTCGATTGGGATGGGCAGTGAAACTTATTGATCCCGCCTCCATTCTTCAGGACTCTTATTTGTCTGGATCTCCTAGAAGTATTCTCAGTGATGAAGAAAGTGGTTCTCATGGTAATATGGGCTCTGAAAATTTACTTGGTGATGGCAGCGGTCCTCAATCAGGAGATGCATTATGGACAGAAAATTCTAGACCTGCTGCTGACTGTTCTCGTGTAGCTTTTGTTGTTGATTCTAATATAACATCATATCTTATGATGGGATCTGTTTCTCCAG GTCTGAAATCTCATGCTGTGACACTTTATGAAGCTGGAAAACTTGGTCACACAAGCATTTCTGACCTTTGCAATGATCTTATGACTCTGGAGGGTGCTAAATTTGAAGGAGAGTTACAGGAGTTTGCTAATCATGCTTTCAGCCTCAGGTGTATTCTTGAATGCCTAACTTCAGGTGGGATTGTTACTGATGGAAGACAGAGAATGAACAAAGAGGACACCGCATCTTTGGCAACTGATTCTTGTCAGGGTGACAGCTCTCAAAATGACGGTGTGAATAAAACAGAGTTCAATAATTGTTCTGCTGAGCTTCTCACTGGAACTAGTAATGATGATAATTTATCTACTACGTTATCTAAAGAGACCAGTTCTGATGCAGAGGAGTCTAATTTAAGTGTTAGTTCCAAGTTTGACGAAATTTCCAATCCTGTCGAAAGTTTTACTGCCAGAAAAGAGTTaaagaaaagaaggaaataCCGAGTAGATATACTTCGCTGTGAAAGCTTGGCTTCTCTGGCCCCAGCTACATTGAATCGTCTATTTCATCGTGACTATGACATTATCATGTCCATGATTCCACTTCCTCATTCTTCTGTCTTGCCTGGATCGAAGGGCCCTATTCATTTCGGCCCTCCAACACATTCTTCTATGACACCCTGGATGAAGTTAGTGCTCTATACTGCTCTCTCCAGTGGACCTCTTTCCGTTGTTCTGATGAAAGGGCAGAGTCTAAGATTACTTCCTGCACCATTAGCTGGTTGCGAGAAAGCCCTTATATGGTCATGGGATGGATCTACAGTTGGGGGTCTGGGTGGAAAATTCGAAGGGAATTTAGTGAAAGGACGCATACTGTTACACTGTTTGAATTCTCTGCTTAAATACTCTGCTGTGTTGGTTCAACCTTTAAGCAAGAACGATCTTGACGATCGTGGAAATGTTGTCACACTAGATGTTCCATTGCCCTTGAAAAACAGTGATGGTTCAATTGCTTGTATTGGAGAGGAGCTGGGGCTAAGTGGGGAGGAATGTTCAAAGTTGAACATATTGTTGCATGATATCTCAAAAAAGATAAATTTGTGGACAATAGGTTATATTCGCCTACTCAGGCTATTTAATGAGAGATACTCAGAAACATGTTCAGTTGATAAAGACAAGTATGAATGGGTTGTACTTGGTGCAGAGTTCGGTATCCCGCTTTTTAGCCCCAAATTATGCAACAGTATATGTAAGAGAGTGGTTTCTTCGCAGTTACTTCAAACAGATTTGTTGGGTGAGCATCGTGAAGCAATGCAGGACCTAAGAGGCAGGTTGCTTTATGTTTGTGCTGAGTACCAAGCAACTGGCCCTACTGCAAGACTTCTTTACCAAAAAGAGCACACTAAGGGAAGGGAATCATCTCGACCATTAATGAACTATGCTAGTGGAAGATGGAACCCAGTTGCGGATCCTTCTTCTCCTATTTCAGGAGCCTTAAGTGAGAACCAAAGGCTAAAAATTGCTAGCAGGCAGCGTTCTGGGACTGAAGTTTTGAGTTTTGATGGCAACATTCTAAG ATCATACTCCCTAAGCCCAATTTATGAGGCTGGCGTGAGGCCCTTGGAAGAACCCGTCACCATTGGCACTGGGAAAGGTGAATCAGAGGATGCTGATAGCAAAGAGGTAACTATTCCGGGTGTGAACCTTCTATTTGATGGGACTGAGTTGCGTCCTTTTGAGATTGGTGCTTGCCTTCAAGCTTGTCAACCAGTTTCCTTAATAGCTGAGGCATCGGCAGCATCTTCATCTTTAGCAGTCAAACAAAAAGTTTAA
- the LOC121753771 gene encoding protein FAM91A1-like isoform X2 produces the protein MQRQPATVEEQLIIKAITEQCHWESLPKRLQSTLNSKEEWHRRIVDHCVKKRLLWNTCFARKVCKEGEYYEEMMRYLRRNLALFPYHLAEYICRVMRVSPFKYYCDILFEVMKNEQPYDSIPNFSAADALRITGIGRNEFIDIMNKCRSKKIMWKLNKSIAKELLPTEPVDFVIEPWWGVSLVNFTLEEFKKLSEEETATIDKICKEEANSFILFDPVIIKGLYRRGLVYFDVPVYPDDRFKVSRLEGFVSNREQSYEDPIEELLYAVFVVSSENSTVAELALTLQADISQLQAAASFACRLGWAVKLIDPASILQDSYLSGSPRSILSDEESGSHGNMGSENLLGDGSGPQSGDALWTENSRPAADCSRVAFVVDSNITSYLMMGSVSPGLKSHAVTLYEAGKLGHTSISDLCNDLMTLEGAKFEGELQEFANHAFSLRCILECLTSGGIVTDGRQRMNKEDTASLATDSCQGDSSQNDGVNKTEFNNCSAELLTGTSNDDNLSTTLSKETSSDAEESNLSVSSKFDEISNPVESFTARKELKKRRKYRVDILRCESLASLAPATLNRLFHRDYDIIMSMIPLPHSSVLPGSKGPIHFGPPTHSSMTPWMKLVLYTALSSGPLSVVLMKGQSLRLLPAPLAGCEKALIWSWDGSTVGGLGGKFEGNLVKGRILLHCLNSLLKYSAVLVQPLSKNDLDDRGNVVTLDVPLPLKNSDGSIACIGEELGLSGEECSKLNILLHDISKKINLWTIGYIRLLRLFNERYSETCSVDKDKYEWVVLGAEFGIPLFSPKLCNSICKRVVSSQLLQTDLLGEHREAMQDLRGRLLYVCAEYQATGPTARLLYQKEHTKGRESSRPLMNYASGRWNPVADPSSPISGALSENQRLKIASRQRSGTEVLSFDGNILRYDSSATTT, from the exons CTGTTTCCCTACCATCTTGCAGAGTACATTTGCCGTGTTATGAGGGTTTCTCCTTTCAAATATTACTGTGACATCTTATTTGAAGTGATGAAAAATG AACAACCCTATGACAGCATCCCCAATTTTAGCGCAGCAGATGCCTTGCGGATCACAGGGATCGGAAGAAATGAATTCATTGACATCATGAACAAGTGTAGATCTAAG AAAATTATGTGGAAGCTAAACAAGTCAATAGCAAAAGAACTCTTGCCCACAGAACCTGTGGACTTTGTGATTGAGCCATGGTGGGGAGTTTCTCTTGTCAACTTTACTTTGGAAGAATTCAAG AAACTATCAGAAGAAGAAACGGCAACAATTGATAAAATCTGTAAGGAGGAAGCCAATTCTTTTATCCTTTTTGACCCTGTAATTATTAAGGGTCTATATCGCCGTGGGCTCGTGTACTTTGATGTTCCTGTTTATCCTGATGATCGATTCAAAG TTTCAAGGCTTGAAGGATTTGTTTCAAACAGGGAGCAGTCATATGAAGATCCAATTGAAGA GTTGCTATATGCTGTGTTTGTGGTGTCAAGCGAGAATTCAACTGTTGCTGAATTGGCGTTGACTCTGCAAGCTGATATCAGTCAGCTACAGGCTGCTGCATCTTTTGCTTGTCGATTGGGATGGGCAGTGAAACTTATTGATCCCGCCTCCATTCTTCAGGACTCTTATTTGTCTGGATCTCCTAGAAGTATTCTCAGTGATGAAGAAAGTGGTTCTCATGGTAATATGGGCTCTGAAAATTTACTTGGTGATGGCAGCGGTCCTCAATCAGGAGATGCATTATGGACAGAAAATTCTAGACCTGCTGCTGACTGTTCTCGTGTAGCTTTTGTTGTTGATTCTAATATAACATCATATCTTATGATGGGATCTGTTTCTCCAG GTCTGAAATCTCATGCTGTGACACTTTATGAAGCTGGAAAACTTGGTCACACAAGCATTTCTGACCTTTGCAATGATCTTATGACTCTGGAGGGTGCTAAATTTGAAGGAGAGTTACAGGAGTTTGCTAATCATGCTTTCAGCCTCAGGTGTATTCTTGAATGCCTAACTTCAGGTGGGATTGTTACTGATGGAAGACAGAGAATGAACAAAGAGGACACCGCATCTTTGGCAACTGATTCTTGTCAGGGTGACAGCTCTCAAAATGACGGTGTGAATAAAACAGAGTTCAATAATTGTTCTGCTGAGCTTCTCACTGGAACTAGTAATGATGATAATTTATCTACTACGTTATCTAAAGAGACCAGTTCTGATGCAGAGGAGTCTAATTTAAGTGTTAGTTCCAAGTTTGACGAAATTTCCAATCCTGTCGAAAGTTTTACTGCCAGAAAAGAGTTaaagaaaagaaggaaataCCGAGTAGATATACTTCGCTGTGAAAGCTTGGCTTCTCTGGCCCCAGCTACATTGAATCGTCTATTTCATCGTGACTATGACATTATCATGTCCATGATTCCACTTCCTCATTCTTCTGTCTTGCCTGGATCGAAGGGCCCTATTCATTTCGGCCCTCCAACACATTCTTCTATGACACCCTGGATGAAGTTAGTGCTCTATACTGCTCTCTCCAGTGGACCTCTTTCCGTTGTTCTGATGAAAGGGCAGAGTCTAAGATTACTTCCTGCACCATTAGCTGGTTGCGAGAAAGCCCTTATATGGTCATGGGATGGATCTACAGTTGGGGGTCTGGGTGGAAAATTCGAAGGGAATTTAGTGAAAGGACGCATACTGTTACACTGTTTGAATTCTCTGCTTAAATACTCTGCTGTGTTGGTTCAACCTTTAAGCAAGAACGATCTTGACGATCGTGGAAATGTTGTCACACTAGATGTTCCATTGCCCTTGAAAAACAGTGATGGTTCAATTGCTTGTATTGGAGAGGAGCTGGGGCTAAGTGGGGAGGAATGTTCAAAGTTGAACATATTGTTGCATGATATCTCAAAAAAGATAAATTTGTGGACAATAGGTTATATTCGCCTACTCAGGCTATTTAATGAGAGATACTCAGAAACATGTTCAGTTGATAAAGACAAGTATGAATGGGTTGTACTTGGTGCAGAGTTCGGTATCCCGCTTTTTAGCCCCAAATTATGCAACAGTATATGTAAGAGAGTGGTTTCTTCGCAGTTACTTCAAACAGATTTGTTGGGTGAGCATCGTGAAGCAATGCAGGACCTAAGAGGCAGGTTGCTTTATGTTTGTGCTGAGTACCAAGCAACTGGCCCTACTGCAAGACTTCTTTACCAAAAAGAGCACACTAAGGGAAGGGAATCATCTCGACCATTAATGAACTATGCTAGTGGAAGATGGAACCCAGTTGCGGATCCTTCTTCTCCTATTTCAGGAGCCTTAAGTGAGAACCAAAGGCTAAAAATTGCTAGCAGGCAGCGTTCTGGGACTGAAGTTTTGAGTTTTGATGGCAACATTCTAAG GTATGACTCATCTGCAACCACAACATGA